From the genome of Pseudomonas sp. Teo4, one region includes:
- a CDS encoding methionine ABC transporter ATP-binding protein, producing MNVCTALQRPFPGLVSRHHEIPTMSRFEQEIEHDTAQLHLRGIHKRYGAVSALEGVDLRVRRGEIFGIIGRSGAGKSSLLRLMNRLETPSDGQVVVDGHDVAALKGQALHAFRRKVAMIFQHFNLLSSRTVAENIELPMRLAGVPRAARALRVDELLRLVGLSERAHAYPAQLSGGQKQRVGIARALVLEPEILLCDEATSALDPESTQSILALLRDINQRLGLTIVLITHEMEVIRDLCDRVAVLERGRIVETGDVWEVFGHPRHEVSRLLLAGSGQPRETAERAGRSLVLHYTGAKGLEPDLAAISAALGAQVHLLQGAIERIQGRPLGRLRLAISSEAPSAEIIERARSLADWAEWAEHSQARAVSSHLP from the coding sequence CTGAATGTTTGCACCGCACTTCAGAGGCCCTTCCCGGGCCTCGTTTCCAGGCACCACGAGATACCGACAATGAGCCGCTTCGAGCAGGAAATTGAACATGACACTGCGCAACTGCATTTGCGCGGCATCCATAAACGCTACGGTGCGGTCAGTGCGCTGGAAGGGGTGGACCTGCGCGTTCGCCGGGGCGAGATTTTCGGCATCATTGGCCGTAGCGGCGCTGGCAAGTCATCCCTGCTGCGCCTGATGAACCGCCTGGAAACCCCCAGCGATGGGCAGGTCGTGGTCGACGGCCACGACGTCGCGGCCCTCAAGGGGCAGGCGCTGCATGCTTTTCGGCGCAAGGTCGCGATGATCTTCCAGCACTTCAACCTGCTCTCCAGCCGCACGGTGGCCGAAAACATCGAGCTGCCGATGCGCCTGGCCGGGGTGCCACGCGCGGCACGGGCCCTGCGGGTGGATGAACTGCTGCGCCTGGTAGGCCTGAGCGAACGGGCCCATGCCTACCCTGCGCAGTTGTCGGGCGGGCAGAAACAGCGCGTCGGCATTGCCAGGGCGCTGGTGCTCGAGCCCGAGATCCTGTTATGTGATGAAGCCACCTCCGCCCTTGACCCGGAAAGCACCCAATCAATCCTTGCCCTGCTTCGCGATATCAACCAGCGACTGGGCCTGACCATCGTGCTGATTACCCACGAGATGGAAGTGATTCGCGACCTGTGCGACCGCGTGGCCGTGCTTGAGCGAGGGCGCATCGTCGAAACAGGCGACGTGTGGGAAGTGTTTGGCCACCCCAGGCATGAGGTCAGCCGGCTGTTGCTGGCAGGCTCCGGTCAGCCACGGGAAACGGCCGAGCGTGCCGGGCGAAGCCTGGTTTTACATTACACCGGCGCCAAAGGGCTGGAGCCTGACCTTGCGGCGATCTCGGCCGCGCTGGGTGCGCAGGTGCACCTTTTGCAGGGTGCCATTGAACGCATACAGGGGCGCCCGCTGGGACGCTTGCGCCTGGCCATTTCCAGCGAAGCGCCATCTGCCGAGATCATCGAGCGGGCAAGATCGCTGGCAGACTGGGCCGAGTGGGCTGAGCACAGTCAGGCACGGGCTGTTTCAAGCCATTTGCCCTGA
- the chrA gene encoding chromate efflux transporter yields MAETTSQDVGQEAASRSSIGLLEAFLFWLKLGFISFGGPAGQISIMHQELVERRRWISEKRFLHALNYCMLLPGPEAQQLATYIGWLMHRTWGGVIAGALFVLPSLFILIGLSWVYIAYGDVPAIAGLFYGIKPAVTAIVLQAAHRIGSRALKNGWLWGIAGASFVAIFALNLPFPLIVLIAAAVGFMGGRLLPEKFVTGGSHGAVKAGFGPALIDDNTPPPAHARFRWGYLIGLLIIGAGLWSLPMGLLTLVYGWEGTLTQMGWFFTKAALLTFGGAYAVLPYVYQGAVGHHGWLSPTQMIDGLALGETTPGPLIMVVAFVGFVGGYVHPMFGADHPFLAGAVAASLVTWFTFLPSFLFILAGGPLVESTHNELKFTAPLTAITAAVVGVIINLALFFGYHVLWPQGFSGSFDWPSALIAIAAAIALLRYKRGVIQVLVVCALMGLCVHVLRG; encoded by the coding sequence GTGGCTGAAACCACTTCACAAGATGTAGGGCAAGAAGCAGCTTCCAGGTCATCCATAGGGTTGCTGGAGGCCTTTCTCTTCTGGCTCAAGCTTGGTTTCATCAGCTTCGGCGGACCCGCTGGGCAGATTTCCATCATGCACCAGGAACTGGTCGAGAGGCGCCGTTGGATCAGTGAAAAGCGGTTCCTGCATGCGCTGAACTACTGCATGCTGCTGCCGGGGCCAGAAGCCCAGCAGCTGGCGACTTACATCGGCTGGCTGATGCACCGGACCTGGGGTGGGGTGATTGCGGGCGCGCTGTTCGTACTTCCTTCGTTGTTCATCCTCATTGGGTTGTCCTGGGTCTACATCGCTTACGGTGATGTTCCAGCGATCGCTGGGTTGTTCTACGGCATCAAGCCTGCTGTCACCGCAATCGTCCTGCAGGCAGCGCACCGCATTGGCTCTCGCGCCCTGAAAAATGGTTGGTTGTGGGGGATTGCCGGCGCGTCCTTTGTCGCGATCTTTGCGTTGAATCTTCCCTTCCCACTGATAGTGCTGATAGCCGCTGCAGTCGGGTTCATGGGTGGGCGGTTGTTGCCCGAGAAGTTCGTGACAGGGGGCAGCCATGGTGCAGTCAAGGCAGGTTTCGGCCCCGCTTTGATTGACGACAACACGCCCCCGCCAGCGCATGCACGCTTTCGCTGGGGCTACCTGATTGGCTTGCTCATAATCGGCGCCGGCTTGTGGAGCTTGCCAATGGGTCTACTGACGCTGGTATACGGTTGGGAGGGTACGCTGACTCAAATGGGCTGGTTCTTCACCAAGGCCGCGCTGCTGACCTTTGGTGGCGCGTACGCCGTACTGCCTTACGTCTACCAGGGGGCAGTCGGGCACCATGGCTGGTTGTCACCGACGCAGATGATCGATGGCCTGGCCCTGGGCGAGACGACTCCGGGGCCGTTGATCATGGTGGTTGCGTTTGTCGGGTTCGTCGGCGGTTATGTGCACCCTATGTTTGGTGCGGATCACCCGTTTCTGGCTGGAGCAGTCGCAGCCAGCCTGGTGACTTGGTTTACTTTCCTCCCGTCGTTTTTGTTCATCCTTGCAGGCGGCCCGCTGGTGGAGTCGACGCACAACGAACTGAAGTTCACTGCCCCTCTGACCGCGATCACGGCGGCTGTCGTAGGGGTGATCATCAACCTCGCGTTGTTCTTCGGCTATCACGTTCTGTGGCCGCAGGGCTTCTCTGGCAGCTTTGACTGGCCTTCGGCGTTGATTGCAATTGCCGCTGCCATCGCGTTGCTGCGTTACAAACGCGGAGTTATCCAGGTGCTTGTGGTATGCGCGTTGATGGGGCTGTGCGTACACGTGCTGCGAGGCTGA
- a CDS encoding chromate resistance protein ChrB domain-containing protein — MKDWALLILGLPTANSTERMRAWRTLKASGAAVLRDGVYLLPTEEAELGVFEAVERDVLAVNGTALLLSVREPQDRFQALFDRSDAYAELREEVAICRSGLSPESAMITARQARKLRKGFAQLVSIDFFPGAAKQQTDVILQELETAISRALSPDEPSFLNEPIHVLDRQDYQGRVWATRKRPWVDRLACAWLICRFIDPGAQMLWLEHPGDCPEDAVGFDFDSATFSHVGQRVTFETLVESFSIQTPGLERLAAVVHYLDVGGVQPPEAVGIERVLAGLREAITDDNHLLTTTQGIFDGLLTAFASEENTRG, encoded by the coding sequence ATGAAAGATTGGGCTCTGCTTATCCTCGGCTTACCAACAGCCAACTCCACAGAGCGGATGCGTGCTTGGCGCACGCTTAAAGCCTCTGGGGCCGCGGTGCTGCGTGATGGGGTTTACCTTCTTCCAACTGAAGAGGCCGAGCTCGGGGTGTTTGAAGCAGTAGAGCGAGATGTGTTGGCAGTGAATGGCACAGCGCTCCTGCTATCGGTCAGAGAGCCTCAAGATCGATTCCAGGCACTGTTCGATAGAAGCGATGCCTACGCCGAGCTCAGGGAAGAAGTGGCTATCTGTCGGAGTGGGCTTTCCCCTGAAAGCGCCATGATCACCGCTCGGCAGGCTCGAAAACTGCGTAAAGGGTTTGCACAGCTCGTTTCCATCGACTTCTTCCCAGGCGCGGCTAAACAGCAAACTGACGTCATCCTCCAAGAGCTGGAAACGGCGATCAGCCGCGCGCTCTCCCCAGATGAGCCTTCGTTCCTGAACGAACCCATTCATGTGCTGGACCGGCAGGATTACCAAGGGCGCGTCTGGGCGACTCGAAAACGCCCTTGGGTCGACCGCCTTGCCTGTGCCTGGTTGATCTGCCGGTTTATCGACCCTGGCGCCCAGATGCTCTGGCTTGAACACCCTGGTGATTGTCCTGAAGACGCCGTGGGCTTTGATTTTGATAGCGCCACCTTCAGTCATGTTGGGCAACGCGTGACTTTCGAAACGCTAGTGGAGAGTTTCTCGATCCAAACTCCCGGTCTTGAGCGCTTGGCGGCAGTTGTGCACTACCTGGATGTCGGGGGTGTCCAGCCACCCGAGGCGGTCGGCATCGAACGCGTGTTGGCGGGGCTGCGGGAAGCCATCACCGATGACAATCACCTGCTGACAACGACACAGGGCATTTTCGATGGTCTGCTGACGGCCTTTGCCAGCGAGGAGAACACCCGTGGCTGA
- a CDS encoding patatin-like phospholipase family protein, whose product MATQTAIVFAGGGSLGAVQVGMLRALVEANVRFDMVIGASVGAINGAYFAARPDAQGVEALAGFWRGLSKADIFPLSWFDTCRGLLKRRGFLLQPAALNRLLGKALPVHRIEDTALPLHIVTTNLLSGAETVLSSGELDQALLASAAIPLVFPCVQIADQFLVDGGVASNTPISTAVALGASNVVVIPTGVSCALSQPPRGLVALALHTVNLMSMRQLVSDIEHFRTLTSLHIVPPLCPVDVSVFNFDQTESLLQRAYTQTLQWLERGGLERTKVPGALTIHSHAHEH is encoded by the coding sequence ATGGCTACCCAAACCGCAATCGTGTTCGCTGGCGGAGGCAGTCTGGGGGCGGTGCAAGTGGGCATGTTGCGGGCCCTGGTCGAAGCCAATGTCCGATTCGACATGGTCATAGGTGCTTCGGTAGGTGCCATCAACGGTGCCTACTTTGCCGCAAGGCCCGACGCACAGGGTGTCGAAGCACTTGCCGGATTCTGGCGTGGGCTGAGCAAGGCAGACATCTTCCCGCTTTCCTGGTTCGATACCTGCCGAGGACTGCTCAAGCGCCGTGGTTTCCTGTTGCAGCCGGCGGCCTTGAACAGATTGCTGGGCAAGGCACTCCCGGTTCATCGCATAGAAGATACCGCGCTGCCCCTGCACATCGTCACCACCAACCTGCTCAGTGGTGCCGAGACGGTGCTGTCCTCTGGCGAGCTTGATCAGGCGCTACTGGCCAGCGCGGCCATCCCGCTGGTGTTTCCCTGCGTACAAATCGCCGACCAGTTTCTGGTGGATGGCGGCGTGGCGAGCAATACACCCATTTCGACTGCCGTGGCCTTGGGCGCCTCCAACGTCGTTGTCATTCCCACCGGGGTCAGTTGCGCCCTGTCACAACCGCCTCGCGGCCTGGTCGCCTTGGCTCTGCACACCGTGAACCTGATGAGCATGCGGCAGCTGGTGAGCGACATCGAACACTTCCGCACGCTCACCAGCCTGCACATCGTGCCGCCGCTGTGCCCGGTTGATGTCTCGGTGTTCAACTTCGACCAGACCGAGTCCTTGCTGCAGCGCGCTTACACGCAGACCCTGCAGTGGCTGGAACGAGGTGGCCTCGAACGCACCAAGGTCCCTGGCGCCCTGACCATCCACTCGCATGCCCATGAGCATTGA